A window of Pseudomonas denitrificans (nom. rej.) genomic DNA:
CCTGGCGCTGCTGCCGGAGTTTCGCGAGTGGCCGCTGCCGGACCTGCGCGACGCCATCGACAAGGAGTTCTTCATCCTCTCCGAGGCGCATTACGAGCGTTATATCGCGCCGAGCTTCCTGGCTGACGCGCTGGAGTCGCGGGTCTGATCGTCGCCGCGCAATGAGAAAGCCGCCCGATGGGCGGCTTTTTTCGTCATGGCTGCCGGATCACGGCTTGGCGGCGATCTCTTCCAGGTGGGCGATGATGTCGTCCGGCTTGAGGACCAGGATGTCGCTCTCCAGCGAATCCAGCACCACTTCGGCGGTGTTGCCGATCAGTGCGCCGGACAGCCCGGTGCGTGCCACGCTGCCGATCACCGTCACCGCCGCGTCGAGGTTGTGCGCCGCGCGGGGGATCAGTACGTCCGCCGGGCCTTCCTCGATGTGCAGGTGCTGGTCGTCGACGCCGAATTCGGCCTGGAACGCCTTGCACGCCTCGCGGTACTTGGCTTCGATGGTCTCGCTGAGCTGGAAGGTCGGATCGGCGGCCGAGAGCATGGGCGAGGGGTGCGCGCTGATGACGTGCAACTGGCCGTGGGCGAGGCCTGCGATATCGTAGGCGTGACTGACGATGCCGGCGTGCAGGGTACGGTGCTCGATGTCGTTGTTGCCCACGTCCACGGCGGCGAGGATGTTGCGTCCGGCCCAGGGCAGGCTGGTCTTCACCAGCAGCACCGGAGACGGGCAGAAGCGCAGCAGCTTCCAGTCGTCCGGGGTGAGCAGTGCTTTTTTCAGCGGGTTGTCCGGGCTGTGCTGCTTGATCACCAGCCCGCAGCCTTCGGCCTGCTGCTCGGCGATGATGGTCTGGTGCAGGTTGTCCTTCCAGGCCTGGCGGCTGGAAGCGCTGAAGCCTTCCTGGCGCAGCACCTCGGCGACTTCCTCGAGCTTGGCGCTGTAGTCGGCGCGCCGCTCGCAGGCCAGAAGATGCAGGTGCGACTGGGTAACGCTGGCGATCAGGCGGGCCCGTTTCAGCGCGAGACCTTCCGGCTGGTCCGGGTCGACGACTACGAGGATGCTACGGATGGCTTGCATGATCGTTTCCCTTCGTGCGCGTTGTTTATGTGGAACAACTGTAGTCGGGATATCTCGTTCATGACGTTGAGGCATATCAACGCCGGAAGCTGGTTCCGCGCGGTGGCATTCGTATAATGCTCCGCCTTTATGACACCGGCCAGCCGGTGGGTCGCGAGCTCGGAGTTTTGAACATGCTGTCTGAAATCAGGGAATTCCTC
This region includes:
- a CDS encoding universal stress protein, whose translation is MQAIRSILVVVDPDQPEGLALKRARLIASVTQSHLHLLACERRADYSAKLEEVAEVLRQEGFSASSRQAWKDNLHQTIIAEQQAEGCGLVIKQHSPDNPLKKALLTPDDWKLLRFCPSPVLLVKTSLPWAGRNILAAVDVGNNDIEHRTLHAGIVSHAYDIAGLAHGQLHVISAHPSPMLSAADPTFQLSETIEAKYREACKAFQAEFGVDDQHLHIEEGPADVLIPRAAHNLDAAVTVIGSVARTGLSGALIGNTAEVVLDSLESDILVLKPDDIIAHLEEIAAKP